Proteins encoded within one genomic window of Sebastes fasciatus isolate fSebFas1 chromosome 18, fSebFas1.pri, whole genome shotgun sequence:
- the LOC141755834 gene encoding jun dimerization protein 2-like → MMPGQIPDPSLAAGSLPCLGQLAGISATTLTDQLKLADFRQLGTMLSPLHFLGRLGKRPLAIKTEMDEDDDRRKRRREKNKVAAARCRNKKKERTDFLQRESERLEMVNSDLKAQIEELRMERQQLMVMLNLHRPTCIVRTDSVKTPESEANPLLEQLSADAK, encoded by the exons ATGATGCCGGGACAGATACCTGACCCTTCGCTGGCGGCGGGCTCCCTGCCCTGCCTGGGCCAGCTGGCGGGCATCTCGGCCACCACGCTCACTGATCAACTCAAACTGGCCGACTTCCGCCAGCTGGGCACCATGCTGTCCCCGCTGCATTTCCTGGGGCGGCTGGGGAAGAGGCCGCTGGCCATCAAGACGGag ATGGATGAAGATGACGATAGGAGGAAACGGAGACGAGAGAAAAACAAGGTAGCAGCAGCACGATGCCGAAACAAAAAGAAGGAACGGACTGACTTCCTTCAAAGG GAATCGGAGCGTCTGGAGATGGTGAACTCCGACCTGAAGGCCCAGATCGAGGAGCTCCGTATGGAGAGGCAGCAGCTAATGGTGATGCTCAACCTCCACCGGCCCACCTGCATCGTGAGGACCGACAGCGTCAAAACACCCGAGAGCGAGGCCAACCCCCTGCTGGAGCAGCTGTCCGCCGACGCCAAGTGA